One window of Lytechinus variegatus isolate NC3 chromosome 2, Lvar_3.0, whole genome shotgun sequence genomic DNA carries:
- the LOC121409164 gene encoding 72 kDa type IV collagenase-like, with amino-acid sequence MVCKLDHTRWEVMNGVGSLLCLVFLKVSIFTTGVTSVSMFPIDSSISESPDRAFIETMNYLFEFGYLTMPVGKSPGPTVISNAVSNLQSFMDITPSGSKGQVDKKTLDTVRTPRCGLKDPIRHMTEGDPDVVRHTLFGPRWNKTALVYKIFKFPRKVKKSQYRNAIEEAFRLWSNVSPLTFREVNRRDSADIDIRFVSGFHQDEHPFDGPMGVVGHPVIEEMYESRVVRIDVDSDELFSFDSADGINLLQVMVHQIGHALGLGHSSDHDSIMSPCVKPYIPNFTLTETDIAGIQSIYGLPNSPIDPISPPVGRLPSPIIQHSEPRYLCQERPLDAVAILAGEIYVFKGNRFWQFSSPNHLLSPISGSLISERWPGLPTGIDAVYQRNTDNKAVFIRAGRMWIYDIHPKTESNTPAPYTQIHLRDIGLPRAIDIALSCPSWPQSTYFLKKGKVWHYSDQTRTILEGPLEVKDLWNGLPTRRMDAAFTYNDDSYFILGYQYWKVDHTNNRVASGYPKNFHEDFLGC; translated from the exons ATGGTTTGCAAGCTGGATCACACGAGATGGGAAGTTATGAACGGTGTGGGGTCTTTACTCTGCTTGGTTTTCTTGAAGGTGTCCATATTTACAACAGGTGTAACATCGGTGTCTATGTTCCCGATAGATTCCTCCATCTCGGAGAGTCCGGATCGAGCATTCATAGAAACTATG AATTACCTGTTTGAATTCGGTTACCTAACCATGCCTGTCGGGAAATCTCCTGGCCCTACGGTCATCTCGAATGCTGTATCTAATCTTCAGTCTTTCATGGACATTACTCCATCTGGTAGCAAGGGACAGGTAGATAAGAAGACTCTTGATACTGTCAGGACACCTAGGTGTGGTCTCAAGGATCCTATCAGACACATGACTGAGGGAGACCCTGATGTAGTTCGTCATACATTGTTCGGACCGAGGTGGAACAAGACTGCATTAGTCTACAA gatattcaagTTTCCACGTAAGGTCAAGAAATCGCAGTACCGTAACGCGATCGAGGAGGCTTTCCGGCTTTGGAGTAACGTTTCACCGCTCACATTTCGGGAAGTGAATCGGAGAGATTCGGCAGACATCGACATTCGGTTTGTTTCGGGTTTTCATCAAGATGAACATCCATTCGATGGACCAATGGGTGTTGTTGGCCATCCGGTGATTGAGGAGATGTATGAATCTCGCGTTGTCAGGATCGACGTCGATTCAGATGAACTATTCAGTTTTGACAGCGCAGACG GTATAAATCTTCTTCAAGTGATGGTTCATCAGATCGGTCATGCCTTAGGATTAGGACACTCATCGGATCATGACTCTATCATGTCTCCATGCGTTAAACCATATATTCCAAATTTTACTCTTACCGAGACAGACATCGCTGGTATTCAGTCAATATATG GATTACCCAACTCTCCTATCGACCCTATATCTCCTCCTGTTGGAAGGTTGCCTAGTCCCATCATACAGCATAGTGAACCAAGATATCTCTGTCAAGAGAGACCTTTGGATGCAGTCGCCATTTTAGCAGGagaaatatatgtttttaag GGTAATAGATTCTGGCAGTTTTCATCTCCTAATCATCTGTTATCACCTATCAGTGGTAGTCTTATCTCAGAACGTTGGCCTGGTTTACCCACTGGTATAGATGCTGTTTATCAAAGGAACACTGATAATAAAGCCGTCTTTATTAGAg CTGGCCGGATGTGGATCTATGACATCCACCCAAAGACAGAAAGCAATACCCCTGCCCCCTACACCCAGATTCATCTTCGAGATATTGGTCTACCAAGAGCTATTGATATTGCCCTATCCTGTCCTTCTTGGCCCCAGTCGACATATTTCCTCAAGAAAGGCAAAGTTTGGCACTACAGTGACCAGACCAGGACTATCTTAGAAGGTCCACTAGAGGTAAAGGACTTATGGAATGGTCTACCAACCAGACGCATGGATGCTGCTTTCACTTACAATG ATGATTCATACTTCATTCTTGGATACCAATACTGGAAAGTGGATCATACTAATAATAGAGTGGCCTCTGGATATCCCAAGAACTTTCATGAAGACTTTCTGGGTTGCTGA